The following proteins come from a genomic window of Nitrospira sp.:
- a CDS encoding RNA-2',3'-PO4:RNA-5'-OH ligase, which produces MDLNLLKRRGRDEWHISPRGKMRVPGVIYATEDLIHGMDEKVYEQVTNVATLPGIVKASYAMPDAHWGYGFPIGGVAAFDPDLGGVVSAGGVGFDISCGVRLLRTGLVVEDIQPVKEPLAEALFHRIPAGVGSRGKVHLDRYEMHAMLAGGAKWAVGKGYGMHEDLEFIEERGCMADAKPENVSDYAKKRQQDEMGTLGSGNHYLEVQRVAQVFDAEVGAVFGVREGDVVVSIHCGSRGLGHQIGTEFLKSMVTTAARHHIDLPDRELACAPINSEVGQEYLGAMRAAINCALANRQIITHLVREVFADILPEATLSLLYDVSHNTCRVEEHVIDGVLTRLFVHRKGATRAFGPRHPDLPPSLRTVGQPVLIGGTMGTASYVLVGTEESMALAYGSACHGAGRSMSRHQALRQWHGRDVVKELATRGILIRSPSMRGIAEEAPGAYKDVSEVVDAAGDANLARKVARLEPLVCVKG; this is translated from the coding sequence ATGGATCTCAACCTGTTGAAACGACGCGGACGAGACGAATGGCATATTTCTCCTCGAGGTAAGATGCGGGTGCCTGGTGTGATCTATGCCACTGAAGATTTAATTCACGGCATGGACGAGAAAGTCTACGAGCAAGTAACCAATGTTGCGACGTTGCCGGGCATTGTGAAGGCTTCCTACGCGATGCCTGATGCCCATTGGGGTTATGGGTTTCCCATCGGCGGGGTCGCCGCGTTCGACCCCGATCTGGGGGGTGTCGTGTCCGCGGGCGGCGTGGGGTTCGACATTTCTTGTGGAGTCCGTCTGCTCCGTACCGGGCTTGTGGTCGAGGACATTCAACCGGTGAAAGAACCGCTGGCTGAAGCCTTGTTTCACCGCATTCCTGCCGGTGTCGGAAGCAGGGGGAAGGTGCACTTGGATCGGTACGAGATGCATGCCATGCTCGCCGGGGGGGCGAAATGGGCTGTGGGAAAAGGTTATGGGATGCATGAGGATTTGGAATTCATCGAAGAGCGCGGCTGTATGGCCGATGCCAAGCCTGAGAATGTCTCGGATTATGCCAAGAAGCGCCAGCAGGATGAGATGGGGACGCTGGGCTCCGGGAACCACTATCTCGAAGTGCAACGGGTCGCGCAGGTATTCGATGCGGAGGTCGGCGCTGTTTTCGGAGTGCGCGAAGGCGACGTCGTCGTGAGCATTCATTGCGGTTCACGAGGGCTCGGTCATCAGATCGGGACTGAGTTTTTGAAGAGCATGGTCACGACCGCAGCGCGGCACCACATCGATTTGCCGGACCGTGAACTGGCCTGCGCCCCTATCAATTCCGAGGTCGGACAGGAGTATCTCGGCGCGATGCGGGCGGCGATCAACTGCGCGCTGGCCAACCGACAGATCATCACGCATCTCGTCAGAGAGGTTTTCGCCGACATCTTGCCAGAGGCTACCCTCTCGCTGCTGTACGACGTTTCCCATAACACCTGCAGGGTCGAGGAGCATGTGATCGATGGAGTACTGACCCGCCTCTTCGTCCATCGCAAGGGAGCCACGAGGGCGTTCGGCCCCCGCCATCCCGATCTTCCTCCGTCACTCCGAACGGTAGGGCAACCGGTCCTGATCGGTGGAACGATGGGAACAGCTTCATATGTGCTGGTAGGAACAGAGGAGAGTATGGCACTGGCCTATGGGTCCGCCTGTCATGGAGCCGGGCGAAGTATGAGCCGGCACCAAGCATTACGGCAGTGGCATGGCCGCGATGTGGTGAAGGAGTTGGCGACGCGCGGGATTCTGATTCGCAGTCCATCCATGAGAGGAATCGCTGAGGAAGCGCCGGGCGCCTACAAGGATGTCAGCGAGGTGGTCGACGCGGCGGGTGATGCGAACCTGGCGCGAAAGGTAGCAAGACTTGAACCGCTCGTGTGCGTCAAGGGATAA
- a CDS encoding Tol-Pal system peptidoglycan-associated lipoprotein PAL, with product MSLQRRRGRDRLVLWVMVLTIVAGCSGRRVMSGMEDQASVSRPFPEDEAAKVAPPARVEAPEMRLPEQPAAVESPSNPIPPPSEPVAELADVYFDFDQYALRREARTGLKAAATILQAQPDQTIVIEGHCDERGTSAYNLVLGERRAQAAKRYLQDLGVAASQLRILSYGKERPFCTEHSEACWQSNRRVHFKRP from the coding sequence ATGTCGCTTCAGAGACGACGCGGGCGGGACAGGCTCGTGCTGTGGGTGATGGTGCTCACGATTGTAGCGGGCTGTAGCGGCCGGAGAGTCATGAGCGGGATGGAGGATCAAGCTTCCGTATCCCGTCCCTTTCCTGAGGACGAGGCGGCGAAAGTCGCGCCCCCGGCTCGCGTGGAAGCCCCGGAGATGCGTCTGCCGGAACAGCCGGCTGCCGTGGAGTCTCCATCCAACCCGATCCCTCCGCCGAGCGAACCGGTGGCCGAGCTCGCCGACGTGTATTTCGATTTTGATCAATATGCGCTCCGCCGTGAGGCGCGAACGGGTCTCAAAGCCGCGGCCACGATTCTCCAGGCGCAGCCGGACCAAACGATCGTGATCGAAGGCCACTGTGATGAGCGGGGCACCAGTGCGTACAACCTCGTCCTGGGGGAACGGCGCGCTCAGGCCGCCAAGCGCTATCTGCAAGACCTCGGGGTGGCCGCGTCGCAACTCCGCATCCTCAGTTACGGAAAAGAACGGCCCTTCTGCACCGAGCACAGTGAGGCCTGCTGGCAATCGAACCGACGAGTGCATTTCAAGCGGCCGTAG
- a CDS encoding Iron-sulfur cluster assembly protein SufB, which produces MVPLMPTMDGSCYSGSGPIVRVFHPEAKVTHEAAIGSVNKKELETLMARGLTPEQAVEMIVSGILQ; this is translated from the coding sequence ATGGTCCCTCTCATGCCGACCATGGACGGTTCTTGCTATTCCGGCAGTGGCCCCATCGTCAGGGTGTTCCATCCTGAAGCCAAGGTCACCCACGAAGCGGCCATCGGCAGCGTGAACAAGAAAGAATTGGAAACGTTGATGGCACGGGGACTCACGCCGGAGCAAGCGGTGGAAATGATTGTGAGCGGGATTCTGCAGTGA
- a CDS encoding Chaperone protein DnaJ — protein MPSTDTKRDYYEVLGIDRTATRDQIKHAYRQLALKYHPDKSRDPDAAAKFRELAEAYAVLSDDIKRKEYDTTGHAGVSERWSADDLMRDFQFGDFFGGRFGDLSGIFGDLFGRRMRPGADAARGVNLRYDIDLTLEEAARGGEKEIHLTRSEKCTDCKGSGARAGTKPLSCPDCRGSGQKQDMKMRNDVRLVTVTTCERCQGRGQIIESPCQLCQGSGYRFLPHTLKVNVPSGIDDGMVIRLPGQGEANADGGPPGDLLIRAHVRRHPTFERHGDDLYMVQAITFPDAALGRKLRVTGLWGEALQVSIPAGTQGGTALRLAGKGTPKVGGKGKGDLFVVVEVRTPTDLSDRERVLLQELAKLQQSQVRNDIHKEQKLGSRDV, from the coding sequence GTGCCAAGTACCGACACCAAGAGAGACTATTATGAAGTCCTCGGAATCGATCGAACCGCCACCCGCGATCAGATTAAGCATGCCTACCGACAGTTGGCGCTGAAGTACCATCCGGATAAGAGTCGAGATCCTGACGCGGCGGCGAAGTTCCGAGAACTCGCGGAAGCCTACGCCGTCCTCTCCGACGATATAAAACGAAAAGAATACGATACAACCGGCCACGCCGGCGTGAGCGAACGGTGGTCGGCGGACGACCTCATGAGAGATTTCCAGTTTGGAGATTTCTTCGGTGGGCGTTTCGGCGATTTGTCCGGGATTTTTGGAGATCTGTTTGGCCGGCGTATGAGGCCTGGAGCCGATGCCGCGAGAGGTGTGAATCTTCGCTACGACATCGATCTGACACTGGAGGAAGCCGCTCGTGGAGGAGAGAAAGAGATACATCTCACGAGGTCTGAGAAATGTACAGATTGTAAGGGAAGCGGGGCCAGGGCCGGGACGAAACCCTTGTCCTGTCCCGATTGTCGAGGAAGCGGACAGAAACAAGACATGAAGATGAGGAATGATGTACGGCTCGTCACAGTGACCACGTGTGAACGTTGCCAGGGACGGGGACAAATCATCGAATCTCCCTGTCAACTCTGTCAGGGCAGCGGCTATCGATTTCTCCCGCACACCTTGAAGGTGAATGTTCCCTCGGGAATCGATGACGGCATGGTCATTCGGTTGCCTGGGCAGGGGGAGGCGAATGCCGACGGCGGTCCACCAGGAGATCTTCTCATTCGTGCTCATGTTCGGCGACATCCGACGTTCGAGCGTCATGGCGACGATCTCTATATGGTTCAAGCCATAACGTTCCCGGATGCGGCATTGGGCAGGAAATTGCGCGTGACGGGGTTATGGGGAGAGGCGCTCCAAGTCTCGATTCCCGCCGGAACTCAGGGCGGCACGGCGCTGCGGCTGGCCGGGAAAGGGACGCCGAAAGTCGGAGGGAAAGGGAAGGGCGATCTCTTTGTGGTGGTGGAGGTGCGGACGCCGACCGACCTATCGGATCGTGAACGGGTCCTGTTGCAGGAACTGGCGAAATTGCAGCAATCGCAGGTACGCAACGACATTCACAAAGAGCAGAAGCTTGGATCCCGCGACGTATAA
- a CDS encoding Putative enzyme of poly-gamma-glutamate biosynthesis (capsule formation)-like protein: protein MMRIALTGDVMLGRLVDQYVIQNRSVRPDALWSDVLPVMLGADCRLVNLECVISSHGEEWHPATKAFHFRAGPRAIEFLSAARINGVTLANNHVLDYGPEALLDCFNLLDQAGIKRTGAGAAIEEALAPFVLDLPGGRVAVVALTDNEPEWEATNTKPGVNYIAYSDRGLKEPYRSRIIQALLSARRQADSVIISAHVGPNWGAPSKAIQSLAHELLNMGADLYWGHSNHTPQGIEVYKGKAILYSTGDFVDDYMVDRNERNDLSFLFMLEVEQGSLVRIRLYPTCIENLGVRRANEKEWGFLARTMQTKCKPFGTVMSVQGQVGTITVK, encoded by the coding sequence ATGATGAGAATCGCGCTGACCGGCGATGTGATGCTCGGACGTTTGGTGGATCAATATGTCATCCAAAACCGATCTGTGCGTCCCGATGCGCTGTGGAGCGATGTGTTACCGGTTATGCTGGGTGCCGATTGCCGATTGGTCAACTTGGAGTGCGTGATCAGCAGTCACGGAGAAGAATGGCATCCGGCCACGAAGGCGTTTCACTTTCGTGCCGGACCTCGCGCCATTGAGTTTCTCTCAGCCGCCCGGATCAACGGCGTGACCTTGGCGAATAATCATGTGCTGGATTACGGCCCTGAAGCCTTGCTGGATTGCTTCAATCTGCTCGACCAAGCCGGTATCAAACGAACCGGCGCTGGAGCGGCGATCGAAGAAGCACTTGCTCCTTTTGTGCTCGACTTGCCCGGAGGCCGCGTGGCCGTCGTGGCTCTGACGGATAATGAGCCGGAATGGGAAGCGACAAACACGAAGCCAGGCGTGAATTACATCGCGTACAGCGACCGCGGGCTGAAAGAGCCGTACCGATCGCGAATCATTCAAGCTCTGCTGTCGGCGCGACGGCAAGCAGACTCCGTGATCATCAGCGCCCACGTCGGTCCGAACTGGGGCGCGCCGTCGAAGGCAATCCAGTCGCTCGCGCACGAGCTTCTCAACATGGGTGCCGACCTCTACTGGGGCCACTCCAACCATACGCCTCAAGGCATCGAAGTCTACAAGGGGAAAGCCATTCTCTATTCGACCGGGGATTTTGTTGATGACTATATGGTCGACCGGAATGAGCGCAATGACCTTTCGTTCCTGTTTATGCTCGAAGTGGAGCAAGGGAGTCTGGTGCGTATCAGGCTTTATCCGACCTGTATCGAGAACCTTGGCGTCAGACGGGCCAATGAGAAGGAATGGGGATTCCTTGCTCGAACGATGCAGACGAAGTGCAAGCCGTTTGGAACCGTCATGAGTGTACAGGGACAGGTAGGAACGATCACCGTGAAGTGA
- a CDS encoding Archease has translation MIMQTPSSETAQGSWEHFPHEADIGVRGMGMTKETAFEQAGLALTAVITEPTSVAPAQAVSITCEAPDDELLLVDWLNALIYEMATRRMLFSRFSVRLNDHSLHATAWGERIEIIRHQPAVEAKGATYTELSVKQDEQGRWIAQCVVDV, from the coding sequence ATGATCATGCAGACCCCTTCTTCTGAGACCGCACAGGGAAGCTGGGAACATTTCCCGCACGAAGCCGATATCGGTGTGCGAGGAATGGGCATGACGAAGGAAACGGCGTTTGAACAGGCAGGGCTTGCCTTAACCGCCGTGATCACTGAGCCAACGTCGGTTGCTCCGGCGCAAGCTGTGTCCATTACGTGTGAAGCGCCTGACGATGAATTGCTGTTGGTCGATTGGCTGAATGCCCTTATTTATGAAATGGCCACGCGGAGGATGCTGTTCAGCCGGTTCTCCGTGCGACTCAACGACCATTCGCTCCACGCGACGGCGTGGGGAGAGAGAATCGAGATAATTCGGCATCAACCGGCCGTCGAAGCGAAAGGTGCAACGTACACCGAACTGTCGGTGAAGCAGGATGAGCAGGGTCGCTGGATAGCGCAATGCGTGGTGGATGTGTGA
- a CDS encoding Iron-sulfur cluster assembly ATPase protein SufC gives MLSWGRMAPARPRWPTSLWVVTGISRLREPSGSRGVDLLPLKMHERAKLGVTLAWQEPARFEGVTVLEYLTLGRSEFNPEPVLMQVGLDPDRYLNRRVDKALSGGERHRIELASVLSMKPTLAILDELAAGIDMLSITHIINNVIRALKENGGAILLITHQEEVAAIADSASQLCNGRIIFSGNPAHVIEHFRGRTCVRCDGEVCGYVRA, from the coding sequence ATGCTCTCCTGGGGGCGAATGGCTCCGGCAAGACCACGCTGGCCTACCTCCTTATGGGTTGTGACCGGTATCTCCCGACTCAGGGAACCATCCGGTTCGCGGGGTGTCGACCTGCTCCCGCTCAAAATGCACGAACGGGCGAAGTTGGGCGTGACCCTAGCCTGGCAAGAACCGGCTCGTTTCGAAGGTGTCACGGTTCTCGAATACCTGACGTTAGGCCGGTCCGAGTTCAATCCCGAACCGGTGCTGATGCAAGTCGGCCTGGACCCTGACCGTTACCTGAATCGGCGAGTCGATAAAGCTCTGAGCGGGGGTGAACGTCATCGCATCGAGTTGGCGTCCGTGCTGTCGATGAAACCGACGCTGGCGATTCTCGATGAGCTGGCAGCCGGGATCGACATGTTGTCGATTACTCACATCATCAACAACGTCATCCGCGCGCTCAAGGAAAACGGCGGAGCGATCTTGCTCATCACCCATCAGGAAGAGGTCGCGGCGATCGCTGATTCGGCATCCCAACTGTGTAACGGTCGGATCATCTTTTCCGGCAATCCAGCCCATGTCATCGAACACTTTCGCGGCCGCACGTGCGTCCGGTGCGATGGAGAGGTCTGTGGGTATGTCCGAGCTTGA
- a CDS encoding Iron-sulfur cluster assembly protein SufB, which yields MTIRAGVTIEQPIHMCFGLAHPTGIQNIRIDVVMEEGAAARVLSHCLFPIATAAQHRMQATITIGSGASLTYTEGHYHGPHGGMQVLPHASIRIEKGARYFSDFSLLSGSVGDLGIDYLVEVEEDGIAELTAKIFAHKTDRIALKETVVLRGARSRGLIKTRVVLEDEARAEITGITEAHARGARGHVDCMEIVQGRAHASAIPIVRVFHPEAKVTHEAAIGSVNKKELETLMARGLTPERAVEMIVSGILR from the coding sequence ATGACCATTCGCGCGGGCGTGACCATTGAGCAACCGATCCACATGTGCTTCGGCCTGGCCCATCCGACCGGCATTCAGAATATCCGCATCGACGTTGTCATGGAAGAGGGGGCAGCTGCACGCGTGCTTTCCCACTGTCTCTTTCCCATCGCCACCGCGGCACAACATCGCATGCAGGCCACGATCACGATCGGATCCGGCGCGTCGCTGACCTACACCGAAGGCCATTACCACGGCCCACACGGTGGGATGCAGGTACTTCCCCATGCGTCGATCAGAATCGAAAAAGGCGCGCGGTACTTTTCCGACTTTTCACTGTTGTCCGGTTCCGTGGGCGACCTCGGCATCGATTATCTCGTCGAGGTGGAGGAAGACGGCATCGCCGAACTCACCGCGAAGATCTTCGCCCACAAGACCGATCGGATCGCCCTCAAGGAAACCGTCGTGCTTCGAGGTGCGCGGTCGCGAGGTCTGATCAAGACACGTGTCGTGCTGGAAGACGAGGCCCGTGCGGAAATCACCGGGATCACCGAAGCCCATGCACGTGGAGCCCGTGGTCACGTGGATTGCATGGAGATCGTGCAAGGGAGAGCCCATGCCAGCGCGATCCCAATCGTGAGGGTGTTTCACCCGGAAGCAAAAGTCACCCACGAAGCGGCCATCGGCAGCGTGAACAAGAAAGAATTGGAAACGTTGATGGCACGGGGACTCACGCCGGAGCGAGCGGTGGAGATGATCGTCAGTGGGATTCTGCGGTGA
- a CDS encoding Sulfhydrogenase subunit beta — translation MMSMVSERHGVLAKENLQRLLDTLSAKGYRIVGPIVRDGSVVWETIQSVSELPTGWRDHQEPARYRLEQTRSGEIFGVVHGPQSLKPFVFVPREPLLQIERTKDGFAARQMIPQLEKVAVIGARACDLAGLTIQDRIFLNDAYRDPYYAARREGLFVIAVNCARALSTCFCASMETGPRAKTGFDLALTEVDDRLLIEAGSEAGFDLLADLSLSPAPQKLLDEAATRVDACGHSQVRRLERSRLPQALYDAHEHPRWDDVAGRCLACTNCTMVCPTCFCHAVEETPTLDHQQTAHVRLWDSCFTQEHGYIHGKNIRPTIKDRYRMWLTHKLASWIDQFGMSGCVGCGRCITWCPVGIDLTEELPALMMPGGRSSVIGQQGEST, via the coding sequence ATGATGTCGATGGTATCTGAAAGACACGGCGTCCTCGCAAAGGAGAACCTGCAACGCTTGCTCGATACCTTGAGCGCGAAGGGATATCGAATTGTCGGGCCCATCGTGCGTGATGGGTCGGTCGTGTGGGAAACCATACAGTCCGTGTCGGAACTGCCGACCGGCTGGCGTGATCATCAAGAACCGGCACGCTATCGATTGGAACAGACCCGTTCCGGCGAAATCTTCGGTGTCGTCCATGGACCGCAATCGCTGAAGCCTTTCGTCTTCGTGCCGCGTGAGCCGCTCTTGCAGATCGAGCGGACAAAGGATGGGTTTGCCGCGCGTCAGATGATTCCGCAACTGGAGAAGGTGGCGGTCATTGGAGCGCGCGCCTGCGATCTCGCCGGCCTGACGATTCAAGACCGGATTTTTCTGAACGATGCCTATCGCGATCCTTACTACGCGGCTCGCCGCGAAGGACTTTTCGTGATCGCGGTGAATTGCGCCAGGGCATTGAGCACTTGTTTTTGCGCATCAATGGAGACCGGCCCTCGCGCTAAAACCGGTTTCGATCTTGCTTTGACCGAAGTGGACGACCGGCTGTTGATCGAGGCGGGCAGCGAGGCCGGGTTCGATCTTCTTGCCGATCTCTCTTTGTCTCCTGCTCCGCAAAAATTACTCGATGAAGCAGCGACACGTGTGGATGCTTGCGGGCATAGCCAGGTGCGACGGCTCGAGCGATCGCGCTTGCCGCAAGCTCTCTACGATGCCCATGAGCATCCACGATGGGACGATGTGGCGGGGCGTTGCCTCGCCTGCACGAATTGCACGATGGTCTGCCCGACGTGCTTCTGCCATGCGGTCGAGGAGACACCGACCCTCGATCATCAACAAACTGCGCACGTGAGATTGTGGGATTCGTGTTTCACGCAAGAGCACGGATACATCCATGGCAAGAACATTCGCCCGACGATTAAAGATCGATACCGAATGTGGCTGACGCACAAGCTCGCCTCGTGGATCGATCAGTTCGGCATGTCCGGCTGCGTCGGTTGCGGCCGATGCATTACCTGGTGTCCGGTCGGAATCGATTTGACCGAGGAATTACCGGCGTTGATGATGCCGGGCGGCCGGTCGTCGGTCATTGGCCAACAGGGAGAAAGCACATAG
- a CDS encoding Citrate synthase (si) codes for MTKPTTLHEFSPGLAGVPAAKSSISYVDGQAGLLEYRGIRIADMAAHSTFMETSFLLVFGHLPIPDELHRFSQDISHHRRIKYRITDLIKCLPEQGHPMDALQAAVAALGMYYPARQVLDPEVQYWSVVRLIAKVPTIIAAYHRLRRGDHEVHPRDDLYHASNFLYMLTEKVPHPSLAKALDTCLILHAEHTMNASTFSGMVTASTLADPYTVVSSAIGTLKGPLHGGATEEVVHMLEEIGSRERVRAYLEKKLAAKQKLMGFGHRIYKVKDPRATILQKVARGLAEECGPSPLFDLAEEVERVGEELLHAKGIHPNVDFYSGVLYKAMGIDPDFFTTIFAMARVSGWLAHWLEQIKDNKLFRPDQIYEGSHGRVYVPIDRR; via the coding sequence ATGACGAAGCCGACCACCTTGCACGAATTTTCACCGGGGCTCGCCGGGGTTCCCGCAGCCAAATCCTCGATCAGTTATGTGGACGGCCAAGCCGGCTTGTTGGAGTACCGCGGTATTCGCATCGCAGATATGGCTGCTCACAGTACATTCATGGAAACTTCGTTTCTCCTTGTGTTCGGTCATTTGCCCATTCCGGACGAACTCCACCGTTTTTCACAAGATATCAGTCATCATCGGCGTATCAAGTACAGGATTACGGATCTCATCAAGTGTCTTCCAGAACAAGGGCATCCGATGGATGCGCTGCAGGCGGCTGTGGCGGCACTGGGCATGTATTACCCCGCCCGACAAGTCTTGGACCCAGAGGTCCAATATTGGTCGGTCGTGCGCTTGATCGCTAAGGTCCCGACCATCATTGCAGCCTATCATCGGCTCAGACGTGGGGATCACGAGGTTCATCCTCGGGATGATCTCTACCATGCGAGCAACTTTCTCTACATGCTGACGGAAAAGGTTCCGCACCCTTCCTTGGCGAAAGCGCTGGACACTTGTCTCATTCTCCACGCAGAACATACCATGAACGCCTCCACCTTCAGCGGCATGGTGACGGCCTCGACATTGGCTGACCCGTATACCGTCGTCTCTTCCGCCATCGGGACTCTAAAAGGTCCCCTGCATGGAGGCGCCACGGAAGAGGTCGTGCACATGCTGGAGGAAATCGGCTCGCGCGAGCGGGTCCGGGCCTATCTTGAGAAAAAGCTGGCCGCCAAGCAGAAGCTGATGGGGTTCGGCCATCGTATCTACAAGGTCAAGGACCCCAGGGCTACTATCCTTCAGAAGGTAGCCAGAGGTCTCGCCGAAGAGTGTGGACCATCTCCACTGTTCGACCTCGCCGAAGAGGTTGAACGAGTGGGAGAGGAACTGCTCCACGCAAAGGGCATCCACCCCAATGTCGATTTCTACTCAGGAGTGCTGTACAAGGCCATGGGCATTGATCCTGACTTCTTCACCACCATATTTGCGATGGCCCGAGTTTCAGGGTGGTTGGCTCACTGGTTGGAACAGATCAAGGACAACAAGCTCTTTCGCCCGGACCAGATTTATGAGGGATCGCATGGCCGAGTCTATGTCCCCATTGATCGCCGGTGA
- a CDS encoding Fructose-bisphosphate aldolase/bisphosphatase ancestral bifunctional, translated as MKVTLSVIKADIGSIGGHICPSRHVLESVRNHIVQHGASLLIDHYVSSTGDDIAILMTHRHGTGHEAVHKLAWDAFLAGTEVAKQQGLYGAGQDLLKDAFSGNVRGMGPAVAEMEFNERPNEPFLFFAADKTDPGAFNLPLYLAFADPMNTPGLILAPNMAQGFRFIIMDVNHTEGDRIIELNTRKELYEIAALLRDTERYVVESVWSLASGEQAVVASTSRLHNIAGKYTGKDDPVMLVRVQKDFPATGEILAPYAIGPYVAGGMRGSHQMPLMPVPLQSGISYFDGPPVITCAAFAMHEGRFTEPADAFAHPFWNRVRDTVSDKAIGMRRQGFFGAAMLPMAELEYTGIMENLKALEPRFHVRTDS; from the coding sequence ATGAAAGTCACCCTCAGCGTCATCAAAGCCGATATCGGTTCTATCGGCGGCCATATCTGTCCCTCGCGGCACGTGCTGGAAAGCGTGCGGAATCATATTGTCCAGCATGGCGCCTCATTGTTGATCGATCACTATGTCAGCAGTACCGGTGACGATATTGCCATCTTGATGACCCACCGGCATGGCACCGGACACGAGGCCGTCCATAAACTGGCGTGGGATGCCTTTCTCGCCGGGACAGAGGTGGCCAAACAGCAGGGGCTGTACGGTGCCGGTCAAGATTTGTTGAAAGACGCCTTTTCAGGCAATGTGCGCGGGATGGGACCGGCCGTGGCGGAGATGGAATTCAACGAGCGGCCGAATGAGCCCTTTCTCTTCTTTGCGGCCGATAAGACCGATCCCGGCGCCTTTAATCTCCCGCTGTATCTGGCCTTCGCCGACCCCATGAACACACCGGGTTTGATCCTGGCGCCCAACATGGCCCAAGGCTTTCGCTTCATCATCATGGATGTGAACCATACTGAAGGTGACCGGATTATCGAGCTCAATACCCGGAAAGAATTGTACGAAATCGCCGCGCTGCTGCGAGACACCGAACGCTACGTGGTGGAATCGGTCTGGTCACTCGCCAGCGGCGAACAAGCAGTAGTGGCGTCCACTTCACGGCTGCATAACATTGCCGGGAAGTACACCGGCAAGGACGACCCGGTGATGCTGGTGCGGGTCCAGAAGGATTTTCCGGCGACGGGCGAGATCTTAGCGCCCTATGCCATCGGTCCGTATGTGGCCGGTGGGATGCGCGGCTCTCATCAGATGCCTTTGATGCCGGTCCCGCTTCAGTCGGGTATCAGCTACTTCGATGGCCCTCCGGTGATCACCTGTGCCGCCTTTGCCATGCACGAAGGGCGGTTTACCGAACCGGCGGACGCATTCGCCCATCCGTTCTGGAACCGCGTGCGCGACACCGTATCCGACAAAGCCATCGGCATGCGACGTCAAGGGTTCTTTGGTGCCGCCATGCTGCCCATGGCGGAACTGGAGTATACCGGCATCATGGAAAACCTGAAGGCGCTGGAACCACGATTCCACGTGCGCACCGATTCGTGA
- a CDS encoding Heat shock protein Hsp20, translating to MAKAAEEEKAVTTKKPSEIVSRGEELEHWMERFMDDFWRRPFPSLFGRDRWLPIRPLSIRIPSLDVYEEKDSVVVKAELPGMKKEDVEVNLAGETLTIKGEKKEDKEVKEDDYYRRERSYGSFLRSVGLPCEVKSDEIKASFKDGVLEIRMPKTEEAKKKSISVKID from the coding sequence ATGGCCAAAGCCGCTGAAGAAGAAAAAGCTGTTACGACAAAGAAACCGAGTGAGATCGTGTCGAGGGGAGAGGAGTTGGAGCATTGGATGGAGCGCTTCATGGACGACTTTTGGCGGCGCCCGTTCCCGAGCCTCTTCGGGCGGGACCGCTGGTTGCCTATCCGACCGCTCTCGATCCGCATCCCCTCGCTCGATGTCTATGAGGAAAAAGATTCTGTGGTGGTCAAGGCTGAGCTTCCCGGGATGAAAAAAGAAGATGTCGAGGTCAACCTTGCAGGGGAAACTTTGACGATCAAAGGCGAGAAGAAAGAGGACAAAGAAGTGAAAGAGGATGATTACTATCGCCGCGAGCGGTCCTATGGCTCGTTCCTGCGGAGCGTGGGTCTCCCTTGCGAAGTGAAGAGCGACGAAATCAAGGCGTCCTTCAAGGACGGTGTGCTGGAAATCCGAATGCCGAAGACGGAGGAAGCGAAGAAGAAATCCATCTCGGTGAAGATCGACTAG